Proteins encoded by one window of Musa acuminata AAA Group cultivar baxijiao chromosome BXJ2-9, Cavendish_Baxijiao_AAA, whole genome shotgun sequence:
- the LOC135623786 gene encoding small ribosomal subunit protein eS24z: MAESKAVTIRTRKFMTNRLLSRKQFVIDVLHPGRANVSKAELKEKLAKLYEVRDPDTIFVFKFRTHFGGGKSTGFGLIYDTVENAKKYEPKYRLIRNGLATKVEKSRKQMKERKNRAKKVRGVKKTKAGDAAKAGKKK; this comes from the exons ATGGCAGAGTCCAAGGCTGTGACCATCCGAACCAGGAAGTTTATGACCAATCGGCTCCTCTCCCGGAAGCAATTC GTAATCGACGTTCTTCATCCCGGGAGAGCAAATGTTTCCAAG GCGGAGTTGAAGGAGAAGTTGGCGAAGCTGTATGAAGTGAGGGATCCCGATACTATCTTCGTGTTCAAGTTCCGGACGCACTTTGGAGGGGGGAAGTCGACAGGCTTCGGCTTGATCTACGATACCGTAGAGAACGCCAAGAAGTATGAGCCCAAGTATCGGCTTATTAGG AATGGACTTGCAACAAAGGTAGAAAAATCAAGGAAGCAGATGAAGGAAAGGAAGAACAGGGCAAAGAAAGTCCGCGGTGTTAAGAAG ACGAAGGCTGGTGATGCTGCCAAGGCTGGGAAGAAGAAATGA